From a single Fusarium fujikuroi IMI 58289 draft genome, chromosome FFUJ_chr03 genomic region:
- a CDS encoding related to pyruvate dehydrogenase complex protein X precursor, dihydrolipoamide acetyltransferase comp — protein MASLTAACRASARAVTARPAIARGFTTSTRCFAAQNFTMPALSPTMTEGNIATWKVKEGEAFSAGDVLLEIETDKASMDVEAQDDGIMVKIMAGDGSKAVQVGSRIGVIAEAGDDINSLEIPADEQAKEQPKEQSSAQAPKESTAPSESNPVEKKSAKPTGNDTYEHKYPLLPSVGHLIKEKGISEADLKKIKGTGPHGRLLKGDILAYLGSINPETPAANEVNFNNLFHLDLSNIKVATKPAPPSKPVEEAKAEAPKAPVVENLEVSIPITLSKVVEVQNRIHETLGVFLPISTFVGRAAEVANDDLPPTKRAPTANELFDQVLGLDKIKAVKGSRGVYLPQISAVPPASLLTPLSPARKQTDIIDILAAPKKSAPKPATIQTVPDLSSGANVFTLVVPKAEEERAQIFLERCKVILEEEPGRLVL, from the exons ATGGCCTCTCTTACAGCAGCATGTAGGGCATCTGCCCGAGCTGTTACTGCTCGGCCCGCTATTGCTCGTG GCTTCACCACCTCGACGCGATGCTTCGCCGCTCAGAACTTCACCATGCCCGCCCTCTCGCCGACTATGACCGAGGGTAACATTGCTACATGGAAGGTCAAGGAAGGAGAGGCTTTCAGTGCCGGTGATGTGCTGCTCGAGATCGAGACCGACAAGGCCAGTATGGATGTCGAGGCCCAGGATGATGGTATCATGGTCAAGATCATGGCTGGTGATGGAAGTAAGGCTGTCCAGGTCGGATCACGCATTGGTGTCATTGCTGAGGCCGGCGATGATATCAACTCCCTCGAAATCCCCGCCGACGAACAGGCCAAGGAGCAACCGAAGGAACAGTCCAGCGCCCAGGCCCCCAAGGAGAGCACCGCCCCCTCCGAGTCGAACcccgttgagaagaagagcgcaAAGCCTACTGGTAACGATACCTACGAACACAAGTACCCCCTGCTGCCCTCAGTTGGACAtctgatcaaggagaagggcatCAGTGAGGCCgacctcaagaagatcaagggcaCTGGTCCTCATGGCCGATTGCTCAAGGGTGATATCCTTGCCTACCTTGGAAGTATCAACCCCGAGACTCCCGCTGCCAATGaggtcaacttcaacaacctGTTCCACCTCGACCTGAGCAACATCAAGGTGGCTACTaagcctgctcctccttcCAAGCCTGTTGAGGAGGCGAAGGCTGAGGCTCCTAAGGCCCCCGTTGTCGAGAACCTCGAAGTTTCCATCCCCATTACTTTGTCCAAGGTCGTTGAGGTCCAGAACCGGATCCACGAGACCCTCGGCGTCTTCCTGCCCATCTCGACCTTTGTCGGCCGAGCTGCTGAGGTTGCCAACGACGACCTCCCTCCTACTAAGCGTGCCCCTACCGCCAACGAGCTTTTTGACCAGGTTCTCGGCCTCgataagatcaaggctgttaAGGGGTCTCGCGGTGTCTACCTACCCCAGATCTCTGCTGTCCCTCCCGCCTCTCTACTCACTCCTCTCTCCCCCGCCCGAAAGCAGACTGACATCATTGACATCCTCGCCGCGCCGAAGAAGTCAGCTCCCAAGCCCGCTACCATCCAGACCGTCCCTGATCTGTCCAGCGGCGCCAATGTCTTTACTCTTGTGGTCCccaaggcagaggaggagagagcaCAAATCTTCCTTGAGCGTTGCAAGGTGAttctggaggaggagccagGACGACTGGTACTGTGA
- a CDS encoding probable isp4 protein, producing the protein MPKNKKLGPVLPAEAVGQSIGGPSGRLSTSLEIEDSSNENLKHRLHEWAASSGARNDEAGDEAGSEYEMLMDPNLPQEYETRRKSSGESGDEAALLGDDADDEEEENSPYPEVRAAVRNFDEDLPCNTVRAWAIGLMLVTLGASMNTLFSLRQPSISIGPLIAQIVAWPMGHGWSKFVSNREFNTFGITWTLNPGPFNIKEHAIIVVMASVSFSVAYATDIILAQVVFYKQDFGLVFQLLLTISTQSVGYGIAGMLRKFLGKLSLSHNVYPASMIWPENLVGVTLMNAMYETNDTPDPTIIGGRMHRYKWFAIVTACSFVYYFIPGFLAQFLSIFAVATWMAPQNPIVNQLFGGQTGVSILPITFDWTQIAGYVGSPLIPPWHAIANTVIGVVLFFVIGSSFLHYGGAWYAEYLPMSDSGTYDNTGRKYNITRILKMDDFTLDEEEYKNYSPLFISTTFAMSYGLSFAAISSLVVYTYLHNGKQIWQQWRNSTNEKPDIHMKLMRKYEEAPTWWYMSLFAVMLLIGFYTVLGYPTNLSWWAFLLAIAISFGFALPIGIIQAVTNTQIGLNVLTEFIYGYLQPGRPLALMMAQSLRFVSDLKFGHYMKIPPRTMFMSQVVATTFSCFIQIVVLNLSLKHIPHVCEHHDHFTCPGGRVFFAASVIWGLLGPARMFSPGQVYSGLFVFFILGAITPIVIYVLAKRWPRSPVGYLMAPLIFGGAGAIPPATPLNYLSWGIVGFVFQFWVKKRHFRWWTRLNFLTSSALDLGLALATLFIFFAFTLHGVDPPSWWGNNIVTSTMDVQGTAIQAHVPDGGRFGPENW; encoded by the exons ATgccaaagaacaagaagctagGGCCGGTATTACCAGCCGAAGCGGTTGGTCAAAGTATAGGAGGTCCTAGTGGACGCTTATCCACGTctcttgagattgaggaCTCATCAAATGAGAACCTTAAGCATCGCCTCCATGAGTGGGCAGCCTCCTCCGGAGCGCGAAATGATGAGGCCGGTGATGAAGCAGGTTCGGAATACGAGATGCTTATGGACCCAAATCTACCCCAGGAGTATGAGACGCGACGAAAGAGCTCAGGAGAGTCTGGTGATGAAGCAGCACTGCTCGGTGATGATgcagacgacgaagaggaagaaaattCCCCTTATCCTGAAGTTCGAGCTGCGGTAAGAAACTTCGACGAAGATCTTCCATGCAATACTGTGAGAGCTTGGGCTATAGGCCTGATGCTAGTTACTCTGGGGGCTTCTATGAATACGCTCTTTTCTCTCCGCCAACCGTCCATCAGTATTGGGCCTCTCATCGCTCAAATCGTTGCGTGGCCTATGGGGCATGGCTGGTCGAAGTTCGTGAGTAACAGGGAGTTCAACACTTTTGGTATAACGTGGACTCTGAATCCTGGTCCTTTTAATATCAAGGAGCACGCAATTATCGTTGTCATGGCCAGTGTGTCATTCTCTGTTGCGTATGCTACCGATATCATCCTTGCACAGGTTGTCTTCTACAAGCAGGACTTTGGTCTTGTgttccagcttcttctgactATCTCAACGCAATCTGTGGGATATGGAATTGCGGGAATGCTACGCAAGTTCTTAGGCAAGTTGTCACTATCCCACAACG TCTATCCTGCATCCATGATCTGGCCCGAGAATCTTGTTGGTGTAACTCTTATGAATGCCATGTACGAGACAAACGATACACCAGATCCTACCATTATAGGGGGCAGGATGCACAGGTACAAGTGGTTCGCCATTGTAACTGCATGCTCATTCGTATACTACTTCATTCCAGGCTTTCTAGCGCAATTTCTGAGTATCTTTGCTGTGGCCACATGGATGGCACCCCAGAATCCTATTGTGAATCAGCTATTCGGAGGGCAGACTGGTGTTTCGATTCTTCCCATCACCTTTGACTGGACTCAAATAGCAGGATACGTTGGCTCACCGCTCATTCCGCCGTG GCACGCCATCGCCAATACCGTCATCGGTGTTGTTCTATTCTTCGTTATAGGGTCATCCTTTCTTCACTACGGCGGAGCGTGGTATGCTGAGTATTTGCCTATGAGTGACTCTGGAACTTATGATAATACGGGAAGAAAGTACAATATTACAAGGATTCTTAAAATGGACGACTTTACattggatgaagaagagtacAAGAACTACTCACCTCTTTTTATTAG CACCACTTTTGCCATGTCTTACGGCTTATCGTTCGCTGCTATCTCGTCGCTCGTTGTTTACACCTATCTGCACAACGGAAAGCAGATCTGGCAGCAATGGAGAAACAGCACAAACGAGAAGCCTGACATTCACATGAAACTCATGAGAAAGTATGAAGAGGCTCCCACGTGGTGGTATATGTCTTTATTTGCTGTT ATGCTCCTTATAGGGTTCTATACAGTACTAGGCTACCCAACCAATCTCTCCTGGTGGGCTTTCTTGCTTGCTATAGCCATCTCTTTTGGTTTTGCTCTGCCTATAGGCATTATCCAAGCTGTTACAAACACTCAGATTGGCTTGAATGTCTTGACAGAGTTCATCTATGGATATCTTCAGCCAGGTCGACCTCTAGCGCTCATGAT GGCGCAATCACTTCGTTTTGTCTCGGACTTGAAGTTCGGACATTACATGAAGATCCCCCCTCGAACCATGTTCATGTCTCAAGTCGTTGCCACTACATTCTCGTGCTTCATACAGATCGTCGTTCTAAACCTGTCCCTGAAACATATCCCTCATGTATGTGAGCACCACGATCACTTCACCTGTCCTGGTGGCCGCGTCTTCTTTGCTG CATCAGTAATCTGGGGCCTTCTAGGCCCTGCACGCATGTTCTCGCCTGGTCAGGTATACTCTGgcctcttcgtcttcttcatcttgggtGCCATTACACCAATAGTTATCTATGTCTTAGCCAAGCGATGGCCGAGGTCTCCGGTGGGATATCTCATGGCACCCCTCATATTTGGAGGTGCAGGAGCGATCCCGCCTGCAACGCCGCTGAATTATCTCTCATGGGGCATTGTTGGCTTCGTCTTCCAGTTCTGGGTCAAGAAGCGCCACTTCAGGTGGTGGACCAGACTCAACTTCCTAACGTCGTCAGCTCTCGATCTAGGTCTCGCCCTAGCGActttgttcatcttctttgcttttaCGCTGCATGGTGTAGATCCGCCAAGCTGGTGGGGGAACAATATTGTCACTTCGACGATGGACGTCCAGGGGACCGCGATACAAGCTCATGTACCAGATGGAGGGCGATTCGGGCCCGAGAACTGGTGA
- a CDS encoding probable CEM1-beta-keto-acyl-ACP synthase, mitochondrial produces MRRVVVTGLGAITPLGVGVRRTWTRLINNECGIVSVAGLEPQARWKELTSTVSGLVPSGDGEGRWRASDWVNANEQRRMSKFTQYAIAASDMALRDSGWEPKNAEQQEATGVCLGSGIGNLDEIYETSLVHHQDGYKKVSPLFVPKILINMAAGHVAMKYGFQGPNHTATTACTTGAHSIGDAARFITMGDADVMVAGGSESCIHPLTFAGFGRARSLSTAYNDNPTASCRPFDADRNGFVVSEGAAVVVLEELEHAKSRGAHIYAEIKGYGCSGDAHHMTAPREDGHGAYLAMKKALKSAGIKPSQVDYINAHATATHVGDIAETSAIKRIMLGEEGHQKESDVTVSSTKGAVGHLLGAAGAIEALFCILAIHEGVVPATLNLQKPDVGAAFNFVPNEAHEKTVRVAVSNSFGFGGTNSSLLFSKYQ; encoded by the exons ATGCGTCGCGTCGTAGTGACAGGCCTTGGAGCCATCACGCCCTTGGGAGTCGGCGTAAGGCGAACATGGACTCGTCTTATTAACAACGAATGCGGAATCGTCAGCGTCGCAGGTCTCGAGCCTCAGGCGCGATGGAAAGAGTTGACGAGCACAGTCTCTGGGTTAGTGCCCAGTGGTGATGGAGAAGGACGATGGAGGGCATCAGATTGGGTCAATGCAAATGAGCAACGACGAATGTCAAAATTTACACAATATGCCATCGCAGCTAGCGACATGGCTCTCAGGGACTCTGGGTGGGAACCGAAGAACGCAGAGCAGCAGGAGGCCACAGGTGTCTGCCTTGGAAGCGGTATTGGAAATCTAGACGAGATTTACGAGACCAGTTTAGTGCACCATCAAGAC GGCTACAAGAAGGTATCTCCGTTATTTGTTCCCAAGATTCTTATTAATATGGCCGCCGGCCATGTGGCCATGAAATATGGCTTCCAGGGCCCCAACCACACGGCCACCACGGCTTGCACGACTGGCGCACACTCAATCGGAGATGCAGCACGGTTTATCACAATGGGAGACGCCGATGTTATGGTCGCCGGTGGTTCGGAATCATGTATCCATCCCTTGACCTTCGCTGGCTTCGGCAGAGCAAGATCCCTGTCCACAGCGTACAACGACAATCCTACAGCAAGCTGCCGTCCATTTGATGCTGACCGCAACGGCTTCGTTGTTTCTGAAGGTGCTGCGGTGGTGGTTCTCGAAGAATTAGAGCATGCCAAATCACGGGGAGCCCATATATATGCTGAAATCAAGGGCTACGGATGCAGCGGTGATGCTCACCATATGACAGCACCACGGGAAGATGGCCATGGTGCATATCTTGCTATGAAGAAAGCACTCAAAAGTGCAGGCATCAAGCCTTCACAGGTCGACTACATCAACGCACACGCGACGGCAACTCATGTTGGCGATATAGCGGAAACGTCGGCCATAAAACGGATCATGCTGGGCGAAGAGGGACATCAGAAAGAGTCGGATGTCACAGTCAGCAGCACCAAGGGCGCAGTCGGACATTTGCTGGGTGCCGCTGGAGCTATTGAGGCTTTGTTTTGCATCCTAGCCATTCACGAG GGTGTTGTACCAGCAACATTAAACCTACAGAAGCCAGATGTTGGAGCTGCCTTCAATTTTGTGCCAAATGAAGCACATGAGAAGACGGTTCGTGTAGCTGTATCCAacagctttggctttggcggtACAAATAGCTCATTGTTATTTTCCAAATATCAATGA
- a CDS encoding related to CBP3-required for assembly of cytochrome bc1 complex, with amino-acid sequence MSMACETCRTQARAVLRAAMRAGASRAAAPTTRNFLPPAAVVTRRHFSNTSSRSLLKGIGKSMAEPYRVLGATEQLFKASAKAADYHITEKERKDDQVQLAEDGEEIGHSLNPDSPWHHTFKLPPTFSTWSHVTMLHLYLINTRIRCFDREGFQNWQHQLTDHFFFECEKKMHIDHHITSSALRQRYLKDIFVQWRGLLLAYDEGLIKGDAMLASAIWRNLFKGSADADPRALLAIVGWMRSTLLQFEAVSDNNLAAQLPVIMAKPVDVFWTRLEKQLGGQQEDSLPAKEVKEEPVSAEETAKVSAN; translated from the exons ATGAGCATGGCCTGCGAGACATGTAGAACCCAGGCCCGGGCCGTCCTCCGGGCTGCAATGCGAGCCGGCGCATCACGAGCCGCTGCACCGACGACGAGGAATTTCCTTCCACCCGCTGCGGTTGTTACTCGACGACATTTCAGCAACACGAGTTCGAGAAGCCTCCTCAAGGGTATTGGAAAGTCTATGGCGGAGCCGTATCGTGTGTTGGGTGCGACAGAGCAGCTTTTCAAGGCTTCAGCGAAGGCGGCGGATTATCACATCactgagaaggagagaaaagatGATCAGGTGCAGCTTGCAGAGGATGGTGAAGAGATTGGGCATTCTCTGAACCCTGATAGTCCCTGGCATCACA CCTTCAAACTTCCTCCAACCTTCAGCACCTGGTCCCATGTAACCATGCTTCACCTCTACCTAATCAACACCCGAATACGTTGCTTCGACCGCGAGGGCTTCCAAAACTGGCAGCACCAGCTCACAGatcacttcttcttcgagtgcgagaagaagatgcacATCGACCACCACATCACGTCGAGCGCCCTCCGCCAGCGATACCTTAAGGACATTTTCGTTCAGTGGCGTGGTCTTCTGCTAGCATATGACGAGGGCCTCATCAAGGGCGATGCGATGCTAGCAAGCGCCATCTGGCGAAACCTGTTCAAGGGCTCTGCTGATGCGGATCCTAGAGCTCTTCTTGCTATTGTGGGCTGGATGAGATCGACACTGTTGCAGTTTGAGGCTGTTTCGGATAATAACCTTGCTGCGCAATTACCGGTGATTATGGCCAAGCCAGTGGACGTGTTCTGGACGAGATTGGAGAAGCAACTTGGCGGCCAGCAGGAGGATAGTCTTCCTGCCAAGGAGGTGAAGGAGGAGCCTGTATCGGCAGAGGAGACAGCCAAGGTTTCAGCGAACTAG
- a CDS encoding related to DFR1-dihydrofolate reductase, translating into MQSLELNLIVAATRNMGIGLHGTMPWQGLRKEMKYFARVTTRVPPQAPSSSINAVIMGRKTWDSIPTKFRPLKDRLNIVISRSAPSKLPETVEPSEPIRVQSLELALQYARTHSDVGRIFVIGGAQIYDAALRLPEARRILLTSIERDYECDTFFPVDLKDGSWERKSREELQEWTGEEIQEGGQEEAGTKYEFQMWEKRD; encoded by the exons ATGCAGTCTCTCGAACTGAATCTCATAGTCGCGGCCACTCGCAACATGGGCATTGGCCTCCATGGCACAATGCCCTGGCAGGGCCTACGCAAAGAGATGAAGTACTTTGCGCGCGTCACAACTCGGGTGCCACCACAG GCTCCCTCATCCTCTATCAACGCAGTCATCATGGGTCGCAAAACCTGGGACTCAATCCCCACCAAATTCCGCCCTCTCAAAGACCGTCTCAACATTGTCATATCCCGCTCCGCACCCTCAAAGCTCCCCGAAACAGTGGAACCCTCTGAACCCATAAGAGTTCAGTCTCTTGAACTTGCTCTTCAATACGCCCGTACTCATAGCGACGTCGGTCGAATTTTCGTCATCGGTGGTGCGCAGATCTATGACGCCGCTCTCAGACTGCCAGAAGCGCGACGGATCCTCCTCACGAGTATTGAACGTGATTATGAATGCGATACCTTCTTTCCTGTCGACTTGAAGGATGGATCATGGGAGAGAAAGTCTAGAGAGGAATTGCAGGAGTGGACAGGTGAAGAAATTCAAGAGGGTggtcaagaagaggctggcACAAAATATGAGTTTCAAATGTGGGAGAAGCGTGATTAG
- a CDS encoding related to glutathione S-transferase, whose amino-acid sequence MGGRIDCYLDIVSFYSYVGYADLRQNMSKLAAHGVQVNFIPVFLGGIMQTSGNRPPWVLKAKGKYLARDSFRAAERLGVPYQGSPPDIVAIAKTVSPLRALHFIKENYPESTYLAAIRYLFHKIWLPPHVNLAEDEKLIAALKEATDELDGGSGKKLFSDEDVEKIMNGRESMKERVKDLTGEAVQKGAFGAPWLVVTRDDGESEAFFGSDRQVVVVLKERKQRLT is encoded by the exons ATGGGTGGACGTATCGACTGCTACCTCGACATTG TGTCATTCTACAGTTATGTAGGATATGCGGACTTGAGGCAGAATATGAGCAAACTTGCTGCTCATGGAGTACAAGTGAA CTTCATCCCTGTCTTTTTGGGTGGCATTATGCAGACATCAG GCAACCGCCCTCCATGGgttctcaaggccaaggggaAATATCTTGCTCGAGATTCATTCCGCGCTGCTGAGCGTCTTGGAGTTCCCTATCAAGGCTCGCCACCCGATATTGTTGCCATCGCAAAGACCGTGTCACCTCTCCGCGCCTTACACTTTATCAAGGAGAACTACCCAGAGTCAACTTATCTCGCTGCAATCCGATACCTCTTCCACAAGATCTGGCTGCCTCCTCATGTCAATCTTGCTGAGGACGAGAAGCTCATTGCAGCTCTCAAAGAAGCAaccgatgagcttgatggagGGTCTGGCAAGAAGCTGTTCtccgatgaagatgttgagaagattaTGAATGGGAGAGAGAGCATGAAGGAGAGGGTCAAAGATCTTACTGGTGAAGCGGTTCAGAAGGGCGCTTTTGGAGCTCCTTGGTTGGTTGTGACCCGCGATGATGGCGAGTCGGAGGCTTTCTTTGGAAGTGACAGGCAAGTCGTCGTTGTACTAAAGGAGAGAAAACAGAGACTGACTTGA
- a CDS encoding probable reductases with broad range of substrate specificities, with protein MVSKKPVALVVGASRGIGRQVAVDLARNGYAVVVAAKTISDPSDLPEPFPPNPNSSASTITTVAREITSEGGDATAIQVDVRYPESIDALVSNAISTYGRLDVLIYNSGAIFWAPVSSTPVKRFQLMQRVNPEGLYATVQAVLPHISSSGRIVVVSPPIYSRFFRGKTAYAMGKVGMSVLTKGLAMDFEREGKKDMAITSIWPAVAIESAATEKFTAKNPEEANELRKATIFSDAILEILQASPSVVNGELLLDEDFLCKHAGITDFSKYNVIPGASPRRIMPQSLPDLTVAEQADEGKRYDSTKDKPKL; from the exons ATGGTATCCAAGAAACCTGTTGCCCTTGTTGTAGGAGCATCCAGAGGCATCGGCCGTCAAGTCGCCGTTGACCTCGCTCGCAATGGCTACGCTG ttgttgttgctgcaaAAACTATCAGTGATCCCTCCGATCTGCCTGAGCCCTTTCCTCCAAATCCCAACTCTTCCGCTTCTACCATCACAACAGTTGCTCGCGAGATTACTTCTGAGGGAGGCGACGCTACTGCTATTCAGGTCGACGTCCGCTATCCTGAGAGTATAGATGCTCTTGTATCGAATGCTATCTCT ACTTATGGCCGTCTAGATGTTCTCATCTACAACTCAGGCGCCATCTTCTGGGCTCCTGTCTCGTCGACTCCCGTAAAGCGCTTCCAGCTCATGCAGCGCGTCAATCCAGAAGGACTCTACGCAACGGTTCAAGCTGTTCTTCCTCATATATCTTCTTCAGGCCGAATAGTTGTTGTTAGTCCACCTATCTATAGTCGTTTCTTCCGTGGCAAGACTGCATATGCTATGGGCAAAGTCGGCATGAGTGTTCTTACAAAGGGTCTTGCCATGGACTTTGAGCGCGAGGGGAAGAAGGATATGGCCATCACATCTATTTGGCCAGCTGTG GCCATCGAGTCGGCGGCTACTGAGAAATTTACAGCTAAAAACCCAGAAGAAGCTAACGAATTACGAAAGGCGACCATCTTCTCCGATGCTATCCTCGAGATtctccaagcttctccaagcGTCGTGAACGGCGAGCTCCTCCTAGATGAAGACTTCCTCTGCAAACATGCAGGAATAACCGACTTTTCCAAATACAATGTGATTCCAGGTGCCTCACCACGGAGGATCATGCCTCAGAGTCTCCCAGACTTGACTGTAGCAGAGCAAGCGGACGAGGGCAAACGCTACGACAGCACAAAAGATAAACCCAAGCTATAG